Sequence from the Angustibacter luteus genome:
GGCAGGGGTACCACGGAGGGCGTGCAGGCGATTCGGGCCACGACCGTCTTCGACGGTGAGACCTTCCTGGACGGCGGGGCTACCGTGCTCGTCGAGGACGGCGTGGTCGTCGGTGTCGAATCCCGTGGGCACGACCTTCCCGCCGGGTGCAGCGTCACCGTGCACGACGGCACGCTCCTTCCGGGGCTGATCGACGCCCACAGCCACCTGGTGGCCGACAGCGGGCTGAACGCGCTCGACCGGGTCGCCGGCTACTCCCCCGCCGAGCTCGACGGCGTCATCACGCAGGCGCTCGGCGACCAGCTCGCCGCTGGGGTCACCACGGTGCGCGACCTGGGCGACCGCGACTTCTGCGTCGTGGACCGGCGCGACCGCCAGCATCCTGGGCTCGTCGAGCCCACCATCGTCGCCTCGGGGCCGCCGATCACCACGGCCGGCGGCCACTGCCACTTCCTCGGCGGGGCTGTCGCCAGCGAGGAGGTCATCGCCCGCGCGGTCGCCGAGCGCGTGGAGCGCGGCGTCGACGTGGTCAAGGTGATGGCGTCGGGAGGGGTCAACACCCCGGGGACCGACGTCCTGCGCACCCAGTTCAGCGACGACGGGTTGCGGCGCCTCGTCGAGCAGGCCCACGCGGCCGGGCTCCCGGTGACCG
This genomic interval carries:
- a CDS encoding amidohydrolase family protein, whose product is MQAIRATTVFDGETFLDGGATVLVEDGVVVGVESRGHDLPAGCSVTVHDGTLLPGLIDAHSHLVADSGLNALDRVAGYSPAELDGVITQALGDQLAAGVTTVRDLGDRDFCVVDRRDRQHPGLVEPTIVASGPPITTAGGHCHFLGGAVASEEVIARAVAERVERGVDVVKVMASGGVNTPGTDVLRTQFSDDGLRRLVEQAHAAGLPVTAHAHGTPSVQQALDVGVDGVEHGSCVTERGFGQASDDLLDAWARSGIVLCPTLGTDPDLMKEPPAPIKAVMDRMGVTAEQMMRMRYEFVGRQHRAGIQLVTGVDSGIQPPKRHGALPFAVGDLVSAGLTVAQALATATSRAAAAVGLGERKGRVAPGYDADLVLVAGDVAASIMALHDVRSVLLQGRPVTPPGADHRLGAGPAPAR